A window of Drosophila subobscura isolate 14011-0131.10 chromosome E, UCBerk_Dsub_1.0, whole genome shotgun sequence contains these coding sequences:
- the LOC117890808 gene encoding uncharacterized protein LOC117890808 — MAYINIAEWTPDQVTDWIKGLDESMEGYLYEFSKHEIGGRSLLNIRPYELENLGMQRIGHQEIVLEAVENLRNFHYHLKNDNLQFMALHVATAARNLHRELAKNHADSKKIDTRTLHDITRTIATLKPLVGSLERSPFRGQDNYREYCGNVLKCGLELATYGHRDRFVENPVDKIRNTAERLESLANFMIQDISDPMVLQPSSLNLVNLKKRESELGFNIESSYNGIHRVTDNKYHSPAHNSGKIEDGDEIVQINYQTVVGWQHKTVLKNLRDSLPDVVLTVKKRPKHTKMFGQIYMQPYRLPSKKRNMACRWADQVPSPRAAFLTLDTEKVATAGHTLGTEVTKSLASETSEVVKASPPASSDSDSSCSDIATPTDPKSATREMRLYYPKPRALLQRRHTICGYEFVSLKHSDLVVPSWHERKPGIGSSVACCDPGSPSIRDKSISFGYGLEIAPRPATYMGIADSTTDKARRMFNEARKLKQLTGEFQREHVEDRYKPGVSKVVRFDATMKVEDYVVRNEKFTCNVENTILETFEPIPFADEGDEDALETLRNCKTDNTEELLDAINMATLGQDLPLAEAINTPLLLNRGRGRLDKSHSTPAYDNSGEESDTPPAVEPRKEFLLVTPPAPPPRPRKQKEMSPPVVPPPPPKPASMLAASALVLLPVPDPISVPVPVPVPVPVPIQTPTTPSEPAEISELHTPSKSRTLTLKKKHSLMAKRRNTNLKLLGTGDIQGHLYRRKKNHRGVTYWARIYFVMLDTILYGFRSKQSTTASLVIFLPGFTVSLAKEVHSKPHAFKVYHTAKSFYFAAESLDALNQWVEFLRQASQKIPPNVRADTKDLYSENDSSGEECDALVAKNLCTPSPQGSKEMSMQTGGGGGTPTSSTGHGIRHDRSYLDSFRKFTMGPFKSSAAKPSCDIPVPTEQYRSYRKVPGGSFGIQIGANTPGYHDPAMPPTLVTQNALAAEARKLSRSSSRSSVVSNTESAVSVSASASVSTSLALGPPTSPAPTVSSMQQQSSEDSQSQSPSQSQSPNSKSSLKKVPFNFLHASNPNLVEFDFHTSKTLLPKMSVGGTLDHHHNTQGFVTLKDLMLRKQEEEAQEMYNNRVHLGVEKHKHARTESTASQQSSTVVKPPANLPKIQSVSLPKTPDYEISFKPDDESIKRTRTKEGQKLRDFGYELICGDEPSSSSNHEQLHHHHLQFLQHHQQQQQQQQLQQQQQQQQQQPHSSRTKHFLRSQQLQISSFLHKSSSSSSSHADPKKSKGKSSSDRRFPFSSKHSTGSGSGSGSVACAPALPMTMTLPLNKKSKSNHALDGGAGGSGSGMASSSIKKSQTYNQDLREKITGTKYDAHRKNSAPIPIFAKLSISSATPTKPSKENRFLGSPLLHRTLFGHHQQQQHHQLPLQPVTPPCSSADPDCDQEIFSQITLPTHNQSGYRSYRGPGVPTASTTNLCTSESLQPPLPPAPPPPTMAHSSSKDKEEEEEPDVAAAAAATTPTPKVSTTNSVDSKAATPDYPNMECPPVFEPEIYSLSEPNTSLSRLMLRSNSNTATSTATNTSANSALNNNNNNNNTNNNTNSNTNSSPSGSEHPTT; from the exons GTCTCGACGAGTCCATGGAAGGTTATTTATATGAATTTTCCAAACATGAAATCGGTGGGCGATCCCTGCTCAACATACGACCGTACGAGTTGGAGAATTTGGGAATGCAGCGTATAGGCCATCAGGAGATCGTGCTGGAGGCAGTAGAAAATTTACGAAATTTT CATTATCATTTGAAAAATGATAATCTTCAGTTTATGGCGTTGCATGTGGCGACGGCGGCGAGGAATTTGCACCGCGAGCTGGCCAAGAATCATGCGGACAGCAAGAAGATCGATACGCGCACCCTGCATGACATCACCAGGACAATTGCCACGCTGAAGCCGCTGGTGGGCAGCCTGGAGCGTTCACCCTTCCGGGGCCAGGATAATTACCGCGAGTATTGCGGCAATGTCCTGAAATGCGGCCTCGAGCTGGCCACATATGGGCATCGGGACCGCTTCGTCGAGAATCCAGTGGACAAAATCAGGAACACAGCGGAGCGGCTGGAGAGTCTGGCCAATTTCATGATTCAGGACATCTCCGATCCGATGGTGCTGCAGCCGTCCTCCCTCAACCTGGTCAACCTGAAGAAGCGCGAGTCGGAGCTGGGCTTCAACATAGAGTCCAGCTACAATGGCATCCATCGCGTGACGGACAACAAGTACCACTCGCCGGCCCACAACTCGGGCAAGATCGAGGACGGGGACGAGATTGTGCAGATCAACTATCAGACGGTGGTCGGCTGGCAGCACAAGACCGTGCTGAAGAACCTGCGCGACTCCCTGCCCGATGTGGTGCTGACCGTCAAGAAGCGACCGAAGCACACGAAAATGTTCGGCCAGATCTACATGCAGCCGTATCGGCTGCCGAGCAAGAAGCGCAACATGGCGTGTCGCTGGGCGGATCAGGTGCCCAGTCCGCGGGCCGCCTTTCTCACGCTGGACACGGAGAAGGTGGCCACAGCCGGCCACACGCTGGGCACAGAGGTGACGAAGTCTTTGGCCAGCGAAACGAGTGAGGTGGTCAAAGCCAGTCCGCCAGCCTCCTCCGACTCGGACTCCAGCTGCAGTGATATAGCCACGCCCACGGATCCCAAATCGGCGACGCGTGAGATGCGCCTGTACTATCCCAAGCCCAGGGCCCTGCTGCAGCGCCGGCACACCATCTGTGGCTATGAGTTTGTCAGCCTCAAGCACTCGGATCTGGTGGTGCCCTCGTGGCACGAGCGCAAGCCGGGCATTGGCTCATCGGTGGCCTGCTGTGATCCCGGTTCGCCCAGCATTCGCGATAAATCCATCTCCTTTGGCTACGGCCTGGAGATTGCACCGCGCCCGGCGACCTACATGGGCATTGCCGACAGCACCACGGACAAGGCACGGCGCATGTTCAACGAGGCGCGCAAGCTGAAGCAGCTGACGGGTGAGTTCCAGCGGGAGCATGTGGAGGATCGCTACAAGCCGGGCGTCAGCAAGGTGGTGCGCTTCGATGCCACCATGAAGGTGGAGGACTATGTGGTGCGGAACGAGAAGTTTACGTGCAATGTGGAGAACACCATACTGGAGACCTTCGAGCCCATACCCTTTGCCGACGAGGGCGACGAGGATGCCCTGGAGACGTTGCGCAACTGCAAGACGGACAAcaccgaggagctgctggatgcCATCAATATGGCCACTCTCGGACAGGATCTGCCCCTGGCCGAGGCCATCAATACGCCCCTGCTGCTAAATCGGGGTCGTGGCCGCCTGGACAAGAGTCACAGCACGCCGGCGTATGATAACTCGGGCGAGGAATCGGACACACCACCAGCCGTCGAGCCGCGCAAGGAGTTCCTGCTGGTAACGCCGCCAGCACCGCCACCGCGGCCGCGCAAGCAGAAGGAAATGAGTCCGCCGgtggtgccgccgccaccacccaAGCCGGCCAGCATGCTGGCAGCCTCTGCACTTGTGCTTCTCCCCGTACCTGATCCCATCTCTGTACctgtacccgtacccgtacctgtgcctgtgcctatTCAGACTCCCACGACACCCTCGGAGCCGGCGGAGATCAGTGAGCTGCACACGCCCAGCAAGTCGCGCACCCTGACCCTCAAGAAGAAGCACAGCCTGATGGCCAAGCGGCGGAACACAAACCTCAAGCTGCTGGGCACCGGCGACATACAGGGGCATCTGTATAGGCGCAAGAAGAACCATCGCGGCGTCACCTACTGGGCCAGGATATACTTTGTGATGTTGGACACCATTCTGTACGGATTCCGCAGCAAGCAGAGCACCACCGCCAGTCTGGTCATCTTTCTGCCGGGCTTCACCGTCTCCCTGGCCAAGGAAGTGCACTCCAAGCCGCACGCCTTCAAGGTTTACCACACGGCCAAGAGCTTCTACTTTGCAGCCGAGTCCCTGGATGCGCTCAATCAGTGGGTGGAGTTTCTGCGTCAGGCCTCGCAGAAGATACCGCCCAACGTGCGTGCGGATACCAAAGATCTGTACTCGGAGAACGACAGCTCGGGCGAGGAGTGTGACGCCCTGGTGGCCAAAAATCTGTGCACACCCTCGCCCCAGGGCTCCAAGGAGATGTCCATGCAAACgggaggaggcggcg gaacACCCACCTCCAGCACGGGGCACGGCATCAGGCACGATCGCAGCTATCTGGACTCGTTTCGCAAGTTCACGATGGGCCCCTTCAAGAGCAGCGCGGCAAAGCCCTCCTGCGACATCCCAGTGCCCACGGAGCAGTATCGCAGCTATCGCAAGGTGCCCGGCGGCAGTTTTGGCATTCAAATTGGTGCCAATACACCGGGCTACCATGATCCAGCCATGCCGCCCACTTTGGTCACGCAAAACGCTTTGGCCGCTGAGGCGCGTAAATTGTCGCGCAGCTCCAGCCGCAGTTCCGTGGTGAGCAACACAGAGTCCGCTGTCTCCGTTTCGGCATCCGCATCGGTGTCTACCTCGCTGGCGCTGGGTCCGCCCACATCGCCAGCGCCTACGGTCAGCTCCATGCAGCAACAGAGCTCGGAGGatagccagagtcagagtccgagtcagagccagagcccgaacAGCAAGTCGAGCCTGAAGAAGGTGCCCTTCAACTTTCTGCACGCCTCCAATCCCAATCTGGTGGAGTTCGATTTCCACACCTCGAAGACGCTGCTGCCGAAGATGAGCGTTGGCGGCACGCTGGACCATCACCACAACACCCAGGGCTTTGTCACGCTCAAAGATCTGATGCTGcgcaagcaggaggaggaggcccagGAGATGTACAACAATCGCGTGCATTTGGGCGTGGAGAAGCACAAGCATGCGCGCACCGAGTCCACGGCCAgtcagcagagcagcaccGTGGTGAAGCCGCCGGCCAATCTGCCCAAGATCCAGAGCGTCAGTCTGCCCAAGACGCCGGACTATGAGATTAGCTTCAAGCCGGACGACGAGAGCATCAAGCGGACACGCACCAAGGAGGGCCAGAAGCTGCGCGACTTTGGCTACGAGCTGATATGCGGCGATGagcccagctcctccagcaatcacgagcagctgcaccatcatcatctgcaATTtctgcagcatcatcagcagcagcagcaacagcagcagctccagcagcagcagcagcagcaacagcagcagccccataGCAGTCGCACGAAGCACTTTCTGCgctcgcagcagctgcagatttCCAGCTTTCtgcacaagagcagcagcagcagcagcagccacgccgATCCGAAGAAGAGCAAGGGCAAGTCGAGCAGCGATCGGAGGTTTCCCTTCTCCTCCAAGCACTCgactggcagcggcagtggcagtggcagcgtggCGTGTGCTCCAGCCCTGCCCATGACCATGACCCTGCCGCTGAACAAAAAGTCCAAGTCGAATCATGCGCTGGATGGTGGAgccggcggcagtggcagtgggatggccagcagcagcattaagAAGAGCCAAACGTACAATCAGGATCTGAGGGAGAAGATTACGGGCACCAAGTACGATGCTCATCGCAAGAATTCCGCGCCCATACCCATCTTTGCCAAGCTGTCGATATCctcggccacgcccacaaagCCATCGAAGGAGAATCGCTTTCTGGgctcgccgctgctgcatcgCACGCTGTTCggtcatcatcagcagcagcagcaccatcagctgccgctgcagcctGTGACGCCGCCGTGCAGCAGCGCAGATCCTGACTGTGATCAGGAGATATTCTCGCAGATAACATTGCCCACACACAACCAGTCCGGTTATCGTAGCTATCGCGGTCCTGGAGTGCCAACTGCGTCCACCACCAATCTGTGCACGTCCGAGTCGCTgcagccgccactgccgccagcgccgccgccaccaaCGATggcgcacagcagcagcaaggacaaggaggaagaggaggagccagatgtggcagcagcggcggcagcaacaacgccCACACCAAAAGTATCAACAACCAATTCAGTGGACTCCAAAGCGGCCACACCGGACTACCCGAACATGGAGTGTCCGCCGGTGTTTGAGCCGGAAATCTATTCGCTCAGTGAGCCCAACACCAGTCTGTCGCGCCTGATGTTGcgcagcaatagcaacacgGCGACGAGCACCGCAACAAATACCAGCGCAAATAGTGCGTtgaacaataataataataataataacaccaacaacaacaccaacagcaacaccaacagcagtcCCAGTGGCAGCGAACATCCAACGACCTAG
- the LOC117890770 gene encoding proteasome subunit alpha type-5, giving the protein MFLTRSEYDRGVNTFSPEGRLFQVEYAIEAIKLGSTAIGICTKEGVVLAVEKRITSPLMVPSSVEKIVEVDKHIGCATSGLMADARTLIERARVECQNHWFVYNERMSIESCAQAVSTLAIQFGDSGDSDGAAAMSRPFGVAILFAGVENKKPQLWHMDPSGTFVRHSAKAIGSGSEGAQQNLQDNFSPEMSLKDAIDLCLNTLKQVMEEKLSSTNVEVMTMTAEKEYYMFSKQEVEEYISNL; this is encoded by the exons GTCTCTTCCAGGTGGAGTATGCCATTGAAGCCATCAAATTGGGCTCGACCGCCATCGGCATATGCACCAAAGAAG GCGTTGTCTTGGCCGTGGAGAAGCGCATCACATCGCCCCTGATGGTGCCCAGTTCGGTGGAGAAAATCGTGGAAGTGGACAAGCATATTGGCTGCGCCACCTCTGGCTTGATGGCCGATGCACGCACACTGATTGAGCGCGCCCGCGTGGAGTGCCAGAACCATTGGTTTGTCTACAACGAGCGCATGTCCATCGAATCTTGTGCCCAGGCCGTCTCCACGCTGGCCATACAGTTCGGTGACAGTGGCGACAGCGATGGTGCCGCCGCCATGAGCCGTCCCTTTGGTGTGGCCATACTCTTTGCCGGTGTCGAGAACAAGAAGCCACAACTCTGGCACATGGATCCCTCTGGCACCTTTGTGCGTCACTCCGCCAAGGCCATTGGCTCCGGCAGCGAGGGCGCTCAGCAGAACTTGCAGGACAATTTTTCACCCGAAATGAGCCTGAAGGATGCCATCGATCTGTGTCTAAACACACTGAAGCAAGTCATGGAGGAGAAGCTCAGTTCGACCAACGTGGAGGTGATGACCATGACTGCCGAGAAGGAATACTACATGTTCTCCAAGCAGGAGGTCGAGGAGTATATTTCAAATTTGTAA